GCCGGTGAGTTCCGAGGAGGCTGGTACGCAAATCGAATGTGCTCAAGGGTTGGATTGCCGCCGGTATTTTTCGCCCGAACGGCTGCGTCGCTGGCTTGAACCTGGCCCTCAAGGACGGCAGGTCACGGTCCTCGAATGCGGACAGGGCACGTGCGATTTCCAAATTGATGTGCGACGAACCTTGGGCGGATTGCATTTCACAGCCATCCCATAGGGAGGCGTTTACAAATGGGATAGGTTCGGAATCCATTGGAATTCCGTTACGGCAGAGGAAAATGACTTTAAGGATTACATCAGTCAATCCAGCGGGGCATTTCCGGCGTCGTGCTGTCCCACAGCTTCAACAGAATTGTGGGAAAAAGCCTTGTTCCGGCCGCGCCAAGTTGCGGTAACTGCCCTGCTTTTCGTCCCATAGCGCCCTTAAAAATCCCGGCAGATCCAGCGTTTGCCATATTTGAGAGCGCACCAAGGCAAAGCCGCCAGTGTTGTAAGCGTCCATTCATGCGCCCGGGGTTGTATCTCAACAACAAATGAACCAGTGAATGCCGTCCAGACCTGCCAGCGGATTGCATTGGCGCTTATACTCCGATCAGAGCTCAGAGCTGAGCGTCTGTTTCAGTTGTTTGAATGAACACCCCTGATCTCCCACTGTGCTTTGTGGCCAACGCTATCACCTCGTGCTCGCGGCCCACCTCAGTTCGTTGGTCAGAAAGACCATCTCCTGCTCCCGGCCCGTCCACCTCCACCAGCGCGCGGATCCGGCGTGCGGAAAGCTGCCGTTGCTCAGGGCCACCCATTCGTCGGCCAGGATCTTTTCCCCCTTGGGGGCACCTCTCCCGCCGCTCCAGGACGTCGCACACCATCCCTTCCTTCCAGCGCGCGTCACCCAGACCACCTCCCGATCGGAAAGGTCCTTTGAGGTGCTTCCGATCGACATGTACGCACGGGTCGAAAACCACCACTTCCCTGTTTTCAGCCCGCGCAATGTTTCCGAGCCCGGCCGGCATCCGATTCCCGGGCGGTGTCCACCACCACGTAACCCGGCAACAGCGACTGAAAATTGAGGCGCACATACTTTGGCGGCGGTCGCCGCCGGTGCTGGAGCCTCAGGGCATGCAGTTGGCCACCAGTTCAATCGTGGTCGAGTCCACCACGGATCGTCGCCTTGAATCAGCCTCAGGCGCCCTGACAGCCGCCGTCCCCGAAACCCGGACTCTGCTCGCAAATGCTCTCCAGGGTGCGCTGCAAACAGATCCTCCGCCATCTTGTTAAGCCGCCTTGATTGGCGCGAGAGGGTGGGGCGTTGCGGTGTGTGGAGGGTGGCCCCGCGGATGGCGGACAAGGCCGGAGTAGAGCAGCGCATCGCACAGGTCATTGAGACCGAATGCATGGCTTAGCTTTCCATAGATCAGGGCCACCACATGGCTCCAGTGACTAAAGGTTCGGGCCTTGCTCTCCGCCCGGTGCTCCCTGGCCAAGGACGCCACCAAGTGCGGCGGAATCAGTTTGCAAAGCTGGCCGAGAATCGTGAACTTGCTGCGGGCTGAGTTGAGATGTTTTTTCATTCACGGACAGGCTGCGTCGCCCGCCCGCAAAACGTCAACTCAGCCTTTTTCCACCCCATTTCCTATGGGATGGCTGTGATTGCATTTTGGCCGTGCCACCGAGGACAAGGTGTTGAGCGAACTGAAAATACTTCGAGAGGGGGTTGACGAGATCCGCGATGGGATGAGGACGCTCCTGAGCTCAGCCCGAAATCTGGACGGGCTGCTGGTCCAAGTGGTTGAGAGCCTCCATCAATCAGGCGGGCGGTTGGACGGGGTGGTCGAAGCGGCCATCAAGAAATACCTGCCTGAACTGAAAACTGTCATGTTCGAGGTCCTTCGGGCGAATGATGAGGACACCAGCCGCCGGGGACCGAGTCTGTTCAGTTTTCAGCCAGCCGAGTCCTACAGTTTCTGGACGGACATCGGGCCGCGCCTCGCCAAGAAAGTTATCCTGCATGTCCATTGTGAGCATTCGTTGCTTCCGGTCTCCTGGCTCAAGAATGGCGTGGATTCTCCTGGGCGTTTTGAGATCGAATCATCGGTCGAGTGGGTCCGAAGGCTTGGGCCATTTTTCCTGGGCTTGGGGCGGCTGTTGGGGGCCGGCAGTGTCCTGTCTGTCGCCTTCGGAGGTTCCGACTCGATTGCCCAACCCGTTCTCGAGGCGTTCAAGACGGTCCCGGCCGAGCTTTTTTCCAAGGGCCCGGTGCTCCCACCTGACATGAATCCAGGGGGGGACACCTGGGACCCTCGCAAGCCGTGGTGCGCCGATCCCAGGTGGCTGGCGGACATGCATGAAATCATTCGCGAAAAACTCGGTCTCGACCCGGCCGCCGAACTGCACGAGCACTCCCGCCGCATTGGATTGGTCCGGGTCTGGGATCGGAACAACAGCCGCTTTCTTTGGGTCCACCCGCAGTTCGAGTCGCTCTACGCCGAATGCTGAGAAAGCAACCTTCAGGGCGTCCACCGATCTTATGGGTGCCCGGCCGGGTTCGTCTTCCGAGGTTGGGGTCAAGACTCTCTGCAGCCTTTGGTGGCCGCCGGGTGCACCCAGATGAAGCGTCCAGCGTGGGGTTCGCAAGCCAGCGAATGGCCTGCATCAGATCGGAGTCCCGACAGGGCAGGAGCTGATGGTGCTACTTGTCCACCAACACGTGGGCACTCCTGGCATCACCCAATTGGGACGGCAGTTGACGCCGGGCTACTGAAGTCGCGCCGGGCGCTCACCGGATCCACGGTTCCTCGAGGACGATCTGCACCGCGGCCTCCACGGACAGGGCCTGGCCCCGCTGCCACTCCGCGTCGAAGCGATCGGCGGAGACCCGCTGTCGGAGATCCCGCAGCGCGCGGTCGTGGGCCGACTGTTCCACACGGGAAAACGACTGGGCCAGCATCTCCCGCTGCACCGCGGCCGCACCGTAGAGGAGCACCGCCCGTTCGGGCTTCCCCCGGCCCGCCAGCAGGTCGCCAATGGTCTCCAAAACGTGGGGGACGGCCCATTTGTTTCCCAAGTCCCGGGCGATCGTCAGCGCCTGCTGAAGGTGGCCTTGTGCCGCTGCGGCGTCGCCCAGGGCGAGGCAGACGCGTCCCAGGCCGCCGTGCAGCAGGCCGATGATCCACGGGTCGCCCAGCGCCTGATAGGTGCGCAGCGCCGCTTCCTTCAACTCCCGCGCCGTGGCGAAGTCGCCGGCGTCGGCGGACAGGCTCCCGCGTCCGTTGCTCACCAGCGCCAGCAGCCGGTCCGAGTGCAGCGTCTCGCCCACCGCCTGCGCCTGCTTGAAGTGGGCGAGGGCTTCCCCGGTGCGGCCTTCATTCCGTTCAATGAAGCCGAGAAAGGCATGCGCAAACCCGGCCTCGGAGGCCAGGCCCCATGCCTGGTACAGGCGCAGCGCCTCCCGGTAGTGGCGCCGGGCGTCGGGGTCGCGATCCTGGCACCAGGCCAGCCGGCCGGCCCCCTGGATGGCCCGGGCCCGGATCACGGATTCTTCGGCCGGGGTTGCCTGGAGGAGCTGCAACAGATGCTCATAGCCCTCCACAAAATAGTTGCGGACCTCCCAGTAGCGGACGAGCGCCGCCGCGAGCGCCAGGCCGGACGGGATCGTTTCCGGACTCTCGAGACTGAAGCGCAGGGCGTGGTTCAAGTTGTGGTGCTCCACACCCAGCCGGTCGAGCCACTCCTTCTGTCGTCCGCCGTACAGCTCGGGTTCGACCCGCCCGGCGAAGCGGACGAAGTATTCCAGATGGCGCCGGCGGAAGCGGTCCCTCTCTCCGTGCCGGCTGAGCTGCTCGTCGGCGAAGCTCCAGATGGATTCCAGCAGGGTGTAGCGCGGATCTCCTGTTGCCCCCCGTTCCACCATGAGCAGCGACTTGTCCGCAAGCGACGACAGGAGGTCGAAGATCTCCGTCCGCTCCAGACCGTCGCCCGAACAAACCTCCTCGGCCATTTCCAGCGTGCGTCCGGCGACAAACACCGTCAGGCGCCGCAGGAGAACCCGTTCCTGCGGGCGGAGGAGGTCATGGCTCCACTCGATCAGGGCGCCGAGCGTCTGCTGCCGGGGCAGCGCGGTCCGGTTGCCTCCGGTCAGGAACCGGAACCGGTCATCCAGACGTTCCAGAATCTGGCGCAACGGAAGCTGCTTCGCCCGCGCGGCCGCCAGCTCGATGGCCAGGGGGATGCCGTCGAGGCGCCAGCAGATTTCCGCCAGTTCGCGCGCGTTCCCGGGAGTGAGGGCGAAGCCCGGATGGACCGCCGCCGCCCGATCCACAAACAACTGGACCGATTCCAGTTGCGCCAGGTCGGCGAACTCCAGTCCGGTGACGTCCCCATCGAACGCCGCCGCGGTCAGCGCCGGCACGGGCCAGAGCGACTCACCGGCGATGTTCAGGGGCTCACGGCTGCTCGCCAGAATCCGGACCTGCGGACACCGTGCCAGGAGTGTGGACGCCAGGCGCGCGACCGCCGCAATGAGGTGCTCGCAGTTGTCGAGCACGAGCAGAAGGTGCCGGGGACGCAGCGCGTCGAGCAGGGTGTCGAGCGCCGAACGTCCCGCCTCGGTCCGGATCTCCAGCGCCGTCGCCACTGCCTCCGGCACCAGGCCGGGATCGGTGATCGTCGCCAGTTCCACGAGCCAGACTCCATGGGGAAGGGTGTCAAGAACCTCGGCCGCCACCTGCAGGGACAGGCGGGTCTTTCCGGTGCCGCCGGGCCCCGTCAGCGTCACCGCCCGCGAGCTCCCCAGCAGCCGCTTGACCTCGGCCATCTCGCGGGCGCGTCCGATGAAGGTGGTGACCTGCGCCGGCAGGTTGTTCGGCAGCACCTCCAGGGACCGCAGCGGGGGGAAATCCGCGGGCAGATCGCGCGCCACCACCTGGAAAATGCGCTCGGGACGGCTGAGGTCCTTGAGGCGACGTTCCCCCAGGTCGCGGAGGGAGATTTCCGGTGGCAGGGCCGCGCGGGTGCGCTCGGCGGCCACGGAGGACAGCAGGGTCTGGCCGCCGTGGGCGGTGGACAGCAGTCGCGCCACCCGGTTGAGCGTGGGCCCGAAGTAGTCGTTGTCGCGTTGCTCCGCCTCGCCGACATGCAGCGCCATCCGGACCCGCAGCGGTCCGGTCTCCTCCCAGGCGGCCGCGGCCAGATGCCGCTGGGCCAGCGTGGCCGACAGGAGTCCGTCCAGCGTGCTCTCGAAGGCCACGCAGAAGGCGTCGCCCATGGTCTTGAACACGTGGCCGCGGTGCTCGACGAACACCGCGCGCATCAGGGCGTCATGCTGCGCCAGGGCACGCCCCATCGCCTGGGGATGCATTTCCCACAGGATGGAACTCCGCTCGATGTCGGTGAACAGGAAGGTGACGCACTTTGACGGGGGTGACATGACGGGGATTGGCGCTTCGCGGCAGTCCGGTGACCGGCCTGCCTGCGTCCGAACGACGCGGGCGCTTCGGGTGGTCATTTTCGCCGCCGCCGCCCACACCGCCAGCCGATTGTTGGGCGACCCTGGCATCGTGTACCCAGTTCAGAGCAGATTGAGGGGCGTGTGTGGACTCATTTCAACGGCAGCAACCACGCGCCCAGGAGCACGAGCAGGAAACCCGTGCAACCCATCAGGCTCATCATCACGCTCGCCGTCTTCAGGGTCTCCACCTCCGACATCCCGGACATGCGCCCGATGATCCAGAAACCGCTGTCATTCATCCACGGCACCGGTTTCGAGCCGCATCCCACGGCCAATGCCAGATACACGGGATGGAACGGCAGCTCCATGGCGAGCGCGACCGGGGCCATGACACCGGACGCCGTCAACATGGCGACGGTCGCCGATCCCTGGGCACTGCGGACCAGTGCGGTCACGACAAAGGTCGCCGTCAGGAGGCCAAGGCCCGTCCCGCCCGACGACGGCGTCAGTTGGGACGCCACGTCGGTCTGGCGCAGGGCCGCACCGAACGCCCCACCCGCCGCCGTGATCAGGAGGATGACGCCGCCGCCGGTCACTGCGGGGCCCAGGGCCTCCTTCAAGGGTTGCCAACGCCACTCGAACCGTCGCACCAGCAACCCGATGGCGGCCCCGGTCCCCAGGAGCAGGGCCATGGTCCCCTGACCGAGGAACTGGACCGCACGAAGGGCGGCAGTCGGTTCGGGAGCCACCACCTTCCACGTCTCCGCGAGTCCGATCAACAAGACCGGCAGCACGATGGGCAGGAGCGCCAGCAGCAGCGGCGGCGGTTGGGTACCATCCGCCACCGGGGTGATGGCCGCCGTATCGCTGCCGGCGGTCGTTCCCGCGACGGACCGCACAGGGATGGGCCAGCGGCGGTTCGCCCAGCGGGCATACCACCAGCCCGTCGTGACCGAGAACCCGCCCACGAGCATCCCGCCGATCATCATCGCGCCGAGGGAAACCCCGAATTCCTTCGCGGCGAAGAGCGGTCCCGGGGTCGGCGGGACGAGCGAATGGGCCATCGTCGCCCCGGCAACAATGGACAGGGTGTAGAGCAGGAAATTCCGGCCTGTCCTGGCCGCGAGCCCGCGACCCAGCGGCAGCATGAGATAGAAGATCGTGTCGAAGAATACCGGGATCCCGAGCAGGAACGAACCGGCGGCAAAGGCCGGGGGCGCCCGACGTTCCCCGAACATTTCGAGGATCCAACCGACGATGCGGTCCGCCGCGCCGCTCTGGGTCAGGCCGGCTCCGATGACCGACGCGAGGAGGATCATCAGACCGATGGCGGCGCAGGTGGCTCCAAAACCTTCACCGACCAGTTCCAGAGGATGCGCCTGACCTTGGGCCACGGCCCGGTTCCACGCCGACGCCGGGGCGAGCCAGACCGTTGGATGCGCCGCCAGTTCGGCATCGCCCCCCGTCAACTCCTGCGGCCCCCGTGCGATGGCGGGTGGGCTGAGGATGCCTTCCGCGAGCAAGCGCGGTTCCGATGCAGTCCGCTCGAACGCGATCACGGCCCCCGACGGAACCGGTTGGCCCCCGGTTGGGGTGGCCGAAATCCGTCCATCGGAATGCGTGAGTTGCACCTGGACGGCGGACGGCCGCAGCGACTGCCATTGGCGGACGGAGGGCGGGGTGAGGAGGCACACGACGAACGCGGCGACGATGAGGGAAAGAAACGCGTGCAACCGCAGCAGCAGGAGGCAGCCAACCATGACGACCGTGCCCGTGAGCACGATGAGAAGCGGGGACACCCGGCGATGACAGCGGAAGGCCGCCCCACTTTAAAGTCCCCGGTTGGGCGGACCGCAGTTCGACGGAAGGAACGGCACGGCAAGGTCCCCGCGCCGGGCCGGGGCATTGCCGGCGATCCGCGGAAGTCTCGCGCGCCACCTCCACCAGCTC
This Verrucomicrobiia bacterium DNA region includes the following protein-coding sequences:
- a CDS encoding DUF4372 domain-containing protein codes for the protein MKKHLNSARSKFTILGQLCKLIPPHLVASLAREHRAESKARTFSHWSHVVALIYGKLSHAFGLNDLCDALLYSGLVRHPRGHPPHTATPHPLAPIKAA
- a CDS encoding adenylate/guanylate cyclase domain-containing protein, producing the protein MTTRSARVVRTQAGRSPDCREAPIPVMSPPSKCVTFLFTDIERSSILWEMHPQAMGRALAQHDALMRAVFVEHRGHVFKTMGDAFCVAFESTLDGLLSATLAQRHLAAAAWEETGPLRVRMALHVGEAEQRDNDYFGPTLNRVARLLSTAHGGQTLLSSVAAERTRAALPPEISLRDLGERRLKDLSRPERIFQVVARDLPADFPPLRSLEVLPNNLPAQVTTFIGRAREMAEVKRLLGSSRAVTLTGPGGTGKTRLSLQVAAEVLDTLPHGVWLVELATITDPGLVPEAVATALEIRTEAGRSALDTLLDALRPRHLLLVLDNCEHLIAAVARLASTLLARCPQVRILASSREPLNIAGESLWPVPALTAAAFDGDVTGLEFADLAQLESVQLFVDRAAAVHPGFALTPGNARELAEICWRLDGIPLAIELAAARAKQLPLRQILERLDDRFRFLTGGNRTALPRQQTLGALIEWSHDLLRPQERVLLRRLTVFVAGRTLEMAEEVCSGDGLERTEIFDLLSSLADKSLLMVERGATGDPRYTLLESIWSFADEQLSRHGERDRFRRRHLEYFVRFAGRVEPELYGGRQKEWLDRLGVEHHNLNHALRFSLESPETIPSGLALAAALVRYWEVRNYFVEGYEHLLQLLQATPAEESVIRARAIQGAGRLAWCQDRDPDARRHYREALRLYQAWGLASEAGFAHAFLGFIERNEGRTGEALAHFKQAQAVGETLHSDRLLALVSNGRGSLSADAGDFATARELKEAALRTYQALGDPWIIGLLHGGLGRVCLALGDAAAAQGHLQQALTIARDLGNKWAVPHVLETIGDLLAGRGKPERAVLLYGAAAVQREMLAQSFSRVEQSAHDRALRDLRQRVSADRFDAEWQRGQALSVEAAVQIVLEEPWIR
- a CDS encoding GntP family permease, which translates into the protein MSPLLIVLTGTVVMVGCLLLLRLHAFLSLIVAAFVVCLLTPPSVRQWQSLRPSAVQVQLTHSDGRISATPTGGQPVPSGAVIAFERTASEPRLLAEGILSPPAIARGPQELTGGDAELAAHPTVWLAPASAWNRAVAQGQAHPLELVGEGFGATCAAIGLMILLASVIGAGLTQSGAADRIVGWILEMFGERRAPPAFAAGSFLLGIPVFFDTIFYLMLPLGRGLAARTGRNFLLYTLSIVAGATMAHSLVPPTPGPLFAAKEFGVSLGAMMIGGMLVGGFSVTTGWWYARWANRRWPIPVRSVAGTTAGSDTAAITPVADGTQPPPLLLALLPIVLPVLLIGLAETWKVVAPEPTAALRAVQFLGQGTMALLLGTGAAIGLLVRRFEWRWQPLKEALGPAVTGGGVILLITAAGGAFGAALRQTDVASQLTPSSGGTGLGLLTATFVVTALVRSAQGSATVAMLTASGVMAPVALAMELPFHPVYLALAVGCGSKPVPWMNDSGFWIIGRMSGMSEVETLKTASVMMSLMGCTGFLLVLLGAWLLPLK